The Urbifossiella limnaea genome has a window encoding:
- a CDS encoding cytochrome c — protein sequence MTTTTGQPQTEAPSPVSPTGPIGVPAADPAGIHGPRWQWVVLGALPFVLVLVVWVAPAAYMLRAKAEPAPVDAPHQPPSGIALYERHCAQCHGDKGDGAGLTAASLWPLPRNFGEGRFRLVTTQNGIPTDDDLLAVLRNGIPGSSMPAFGHLGEPELRALIERVRALTYAGVLERLLRQADDGDMEPAEAYRIAATRCAPGPVLAVPKQFPPPTAASLARGREVFAKVCASCHGPSGRGDGPQVAQLVNTDGSRARPRDLTVGRFKGGADPAQVYARIMLGLPGSPMPASNLLPQEEILDLGNYVLSLSRPGAAAGPAGDRSSRAP from the coding sequence ATGACGACGACGACGGGCCAGCCCCAAACCGAAGCCCCGTCACCCGTGAGCCCGACCGGGCCGATCGGCGTCCCGGCAGCCGACCCGGCCGGGATCCACGGCCCGCGGTGGCAGTGGGTGGTGCTCGGTGCCCTGCCGTTCGTCCTTGTTCTCGTCGTGTGGGTCGCGCCGGCCGCGTACATGCTCCGCGCGAAGGCGGAGCCGGCACCCGTCGACGCCCCGCACCAGCCGCCCAGCGGCATCGCGCTGTACGAGCGGCACTGCGCCCAGTGCCACGGGGACAAGGGCGACGGGGCCGGTCTGACCGCGGCCAGCCTGTGGCCGCTGCCCCGGAACTTCGGGGAGGGGCGGTTCCGGCTGGTGACGACCCAGAACGGGATCCCGACCGACGACGACCTCCTGGCCGTCCTCCGCAACGGCATCCCGGGGTCGTCGATGCCCGCGTTCGGCCACCTCGGCGAGCCGGAATTGCGGGCCTTGATCGAGCGCGTCCGGGCCTTGACGTACGCGGGCGTCCTCGAACGGTTGCTGCGGCAGGCCGACGACGGCGACATGGAACCGGCCGAGGCGTACCGGATCGCCGCCACCCGCTGCGCCCCCGGCCCCGTGCTGGCCGTCCCGAAGCAGTTCCCTCCCCCGACCGCCGCCTCGCTCGCCCGCGGCCGGGAGGTGTTCGCGAAGGTCTGCGCGTCCTGCCACGGGCCATCCGGGCGGGGGGACGGGCCGCAGGTCGCCCAGTTGGTCAACACGGACGGCTCCCGGGCCCGGCCCCGCGACCTGACGGTTGGCCGGTTCAAGGGCGGCGCCGACCCGGCGCAGGTGTACGCCCGGATCATGCTCGGCCTGCCCGGCTCCCCGATGCCGGCCAGCAACCTCCTGCCCCAGGAGGAGATCCTGGACCTGGGCAACTACGTCCTGTCGCTCTCCCGACCCGGGGCCGCAGCCGGACCGGCAGGCGACCGGTCGAGCCGCGCCCCCTGA
- a CDS encoding aldo/keto reductase, whose amino-acid sequence MKLRPFGTTPVSEVGLGCWQLGGADWGDLPDADALAVLRAAADTGVTFLDTADVYGLGRSEELIGKFLKDAGRDRFFVTTKFGRFPQPGWPGNFTPAAIRAHTEASLKRLGVDAIDLTQLHCVPMSVLTNDDTWETLRALAKEGKIRRFGASVESVAEAKECIRQADCASLQLIVNVFRQSPVFELFDRCEREGVAVIVRLPLASGLLAGKYTAGTTFPPGDHRTYNRDGAAFNVGETFAGLPFETGVGLVEKLRPRVPAGWTMAEFALRWCLDHPAVTTVIPGARTVEQARANAAAADRPPLPAALHAELAAFYRAEVRPHVRGPD is encoded by the coding sequence GTGAAGCTCCGCCCGTTCGGCACCACCCCCGTCTCCGAGGTCGGCCTCGGCTGCTGGCAGCTCGGCGGCGCCGACTGGGGCGACCTGCCCGACGCCGACGCGCTCGCCGTGCTCCGCGCCGCGGCCGATACCGGCGTCACGTTCCTCGACACCGCCGACGTGTACGGCCTCGGCCGCAGCGAAGAGCTCATCGGCAAGTTCCTGAAGGACGCCGGCCGCGACCGCTTCTTCGTCACCACGAAGTTCGGCCGCTTCCCGCAGCCCGGCTGGCCCGGCAACTTCACCCCCGCCGCCATCCGGGCGCACACCGAGGCGTCGCTGAAGCGGCTCGGCGTGGACGCGATCGACCTGACGCAATTGCACTGCGTGCCGATGAGCGTGCTGACCAACGACGACACCTGGGAGACGCTCCGGGCGCTGGCGAAGGAGGGGAAGATCCGGCGGTTCGGGGCGAGCGTCGAGTCGGTGGCCGAGGCGAAGGAGTGTATCCGCCAGGCCGACTGCGCCTCGCTCCAGCTCATCGTGAACGTGTTCCGCCAGTCGCCGGTGTTCGAGCTGTTCGACCGGTGCGAGCGGGAGGGCGTGGCGGTGATCGTGCGGCTGCCGCTGGCGTCCGGGCTGCTGGCGGGGAAGTACACGGCCGGCACGACGTTCCCGCCGGGCGACCACCGCACGTACAACCGCGACGGGGCGGCGTTCAACGTCGGCGAGACGTTCGCGGGGCTGCCGTTCGAGACGGGCGTGGGGCTGGTGGAGAAGCTACGGCCGCGGGTGCCGGCGGGGTGGACGATGGCCGAGTTCGCGCTGCGCTGGTGCCTCGACCACCCGGCGGTGACGACGGTGATCCCCGGGGCGCGGACCGTGGAACAGGCGCGGGCGAACGCCGCCGCAGCCGACCGACCGCCACTGCCGGCCGCGCTGCACGCGGAACTGGCGGCGTTCTACCGGGCCGAGGTGCGGCCGCACGTCCGCGGGCCGGACTGA
- a CDS encoding DUF1349 domain-containing protein — protein MTRTIPLALLLAVPALAAPLPDAERDRLAVARVYGAWTDPLGGCSFRAAGPRLHVRLPEYPRGIIEYMPGPIDAPRFVRRMNGDFSASVRAEVPRQPDERLGNAGGQSRFVAAGLTAEDGRGSRAGIRKFEKMDGGHRTAYGSAFRMANGGGGGSGTGAGKDSDTRLFLRLARKGTQVQFATSTDGKAWREYGKQEVGWAGEVTLGLIAENTTGVAVEVTFDHFAVTEAKD, from the coding sequence ATGACCCGCACCATCCCACTCGCCCTGCTGCTCGCCGTGCCGGCGCTCGCGGCCCCGCTGCCGGACGCCGAGCGCGACCGGCTCGCCGTCGCGCGGGTCTACGGCGCGTGGACCGACCCGCTCGGCGGGTGCTCGTTCCGCGCCGCCGGGCCGCGGCTGCACGTCCGCCTGCCCGAGTACCCGCGCGGCATCATCGAGTACATGCCCGGCCCGATCGACGCCCCGCGGTTCGTCCGGCGAATGAACGGCGACTTCAGCGCCAGCGTGCGGGCCGAGGTGCCGCGGCAGCCGGACGAGCGGCTCGGCAACGCCGGCGGGCAGTCGCGGTTCGTCGCCGCCGGGCTCACCGCCGAGGACGGCCGCGGCAGCCGGGCCGGCATCCGCAAGTTCGAGAAGATGGACGGCGGCCACCGCACGGCCTACGGCAGCGCCTTCCGCATGGCCAACGGCGGCGGCGGCGGGTCGGGCACCGGCGCCGGCAAGGATTCGGACACGCGGCTGTTCCTGCGGCTGGCGCGGAAGGGGACGCAGGTGCAATTCGCCACCAGCACCGACGGCAAGGCGTGGCGCGAGTACGGCAAGCAGGAGGTGGGCTGGGCCGGCGAGGTGACGCTCGGGCTGATCGCCGAGAACACGACCGGCGTGGCCGTCGAGGTGACGTTCGACCACTTCGCCGTGACCGAAGCGAAGGACTGA
- a CDS encoding barstar family protein, whose product MDERREAIEIDLSAVTTPGELHTVLASALGFPDFYGRNWAAFWDAITGLVEMPRRLRLVGWAGFAAQLPDEARHLRGCLADALTQFPEWSAAVEAVEPSTAPDDGGW is encoded by the coding sequence ATGGACGAGCGGCGGGAGGCGATCGAGATCGACCTGTCCGCCGTGACCACACCGGGTGAGTTGCACACCGTGCTGGCGAGTGCGCTCGGGTTCCCGGACTTCTACGGTCGCAACTGGGCGGCGTTCTGGGATGCCATCACAGGATTGGTCGAGATGCCCCGGCGGCTCAGGCTGGTCGGGTGGGCTGGGTTCGCAGCCCAACTGCCGGACGAGGCCCGGCACCTTCGCGGGTGCCTGGCCGACGCACTGACGCAATTCCCGGAGTGGTCGGCGGCGGTCGAGGCCGTCGAACCAAGTACCGCGCCAGACGACGGGGGCTGGTAG
- a CDS encoding esterase/lipase family protein: MQSAECGVALPRLTAPIVLVHGLCGFRELAVGRAVLSEYFRGIPGQLAATGNRVYAAEVSPTGGVAERAADLREYLLRELPNEPVHLVGHSLGGLDARYLVSRLGMESRVLSVTTVATPHRGTPFADWGWRNLRRWVVPALDWVGLSHQAFIDLRTDSCARFNEETPDVPGVRYYSVAGVSEKPWRGPEWSLTWGIVNRAEGPNDGVVSVKSAAWGEHEDVWPGDHLNLINWPNRVARRRGEWAQRAPDYGRIVRRLAAAGF, encoded by the coding sequence GTGCAGAGTGCAGAGTGCGGGGTCGCGCTCCCCCGGCTGACCGCCCCGATCGTGCTCGTCCACGGGCTGTGCGGGTTCCGCGAACTGGCCGTCGGCCGGGCCGTCCTGTCCGAGTACTTCCGCGGCATCCCCGGGCAACTCGCCGCCACCGGGAACCGGGTGTACGCCGCCGAGGTGAGCCCGACCGGCGGCGTCGCCGAGCGCGCCGCCGACCTGCGCGAGTACCTGCTCCGCGAGCTGCCGAACGAGCCCGTCCACCTCGTCGGCCACAGCCTCGGCGGGCTCGACGCCCGCTACCTCGTGTCGCGCCTCGGCATGGAGTCGCGGGTGCTGTCGGTCACGACGGTCGCCACGCCGCACCGCGGCACCCCGTTCGCCGACTGGGGCTGGCGGAACCTCCGCCGCTGGGTCGTCCCCGCGCTCGACTGGGTCGGCCTCAGCCACCAGGCGTTCATCGACCTGCGGACGGACAGCTGCGCCCGCTTCAACGAGGAGACGCCGGACGTGCCCGGCGTGCGCTACTACTCGGTGGCCGGGGTGAGCGAGAAGCCGTGGCGCGGGCCGGAGTGGAGCCTGACGTGGGGCATCGTGAACCGCGCCGAGGGGCCGAACGACGGGGTCGTGTCGGTGAAGTCGGCGGCGTGGGGCGAGCACGAGGACGTGTGGCCGGGCGACCACCTGAACCTGATCAACTGGCCGAACCGCGTCGCCCGCCGCCGCGGCGAGTGGGCCCAGCGGGCGCCGGACTACGGCCGCATCGTCCGCCGGCTGGCCGCGGCCGGGTTCTAG
- a CDS encoding NAD(P)-dependent oxidoreductase: protein MAIPVAQPGTTRIGWIGTGVMGRWMCQHAMSKGFSATVYNRSKDKLQPLVDLGAKPAATPKQVAENSDVVFAIVGFPKDVREVFLGADGALAGSKPGTVLVDMTTSDPSLAQEIHAAAKAKGVHALDAPVSGGDVGAKNAALSIMIGGEPDVVAAVQPIFEAMGKTIVHQGAPGAGQHTKMVNQILISSNMIAVCEGLLYGHKAGLDLETVFKSVSVGAAGSKALEVLGPRMLARNFEPGFYVEHFIKDMGIALAEAEKMNLSLPGLALAKQLYEAVRAQGYGRKGTHALLLALEHLNGIKR, encoded by the coding sequence ATGGCCATTCCCGTCGCGCAGCCCGGCACCACGCGGATCGGTTGGATCGGCACCGGCGTCATGGGCCGGTGGATGTGCCAGCACGCGATGAGCAAGGGCTTCTCCGCAACAGTCTACAACCGCTCGAAGGACAAGCTGCAGCCGCTCGTCGACCTCGGGGCGAAGCCCGCCGCCACGCCGAAGCAGGTGGCCGAGAACTCGGACGTGGTGTTCGCCATCGTCGGCTTCCCGAAGGACGTGCGCGAGGTGTTCCTCGGCGCCGACGGGGCGCTGGCCGGGAGCAAGCCCGGCACCGTGCTCGTGGACATGACGACGAGCGACCCGAGTCTCGCCCAGGAGATTCACGCCGCGGCGAAGGCGAAGGGCGTGCACGCGCTGGACGCCCCGGTGAGCGGCGGCGACGTGGGGGCGAAGAACGCGGCGCTCTCCATCATGATCGGCGGCGAGCCGGACGTGGTGGCGGCGGTGCAGCCGATCTTCGAGGCGATGGGGAAGACGATCGTTCACCAGGGCGCGCCGGGTGCCGGCCAGCACACGAAGATGGTGAACCAGATCCTCATCTCGTCGAACATGATCGCGGTGTGCGAGGGCCTGCTGTACGGCCACAAGGCGGGCCTGGACCTGGAGACGGTGTTCAAGAGCGTGTCGGTCGGCGCCGCCGGGAGCAAGGCGCTGGAGGTGCTGGGGCCGCGGATGCTGGCGCGGAACTTCGAGCCCGGCTTCTACGTCGAGCACTTCATCAAGGACATGGGGATCGCGCTGGCCGAGGCGGAGAAGATGAACCTGAGCCTGCCGGGCCTGGCGCTGGCGAAGCAGCTGTACGAGGCGGTGCGGGCGCAGGGCTACGGCCGCAAGGGCACTCACGCGCTGCTGCTGGCGCTGGAGCACCTGAACGGCATCAAGCGGTGA
- a CDS encoding aldehyde dehydrogenase family protein has product MPPPPFAAEAAACRAAQVAWAALPVRERLHAVAALRKLVVARVDALVAAAKEDVGRTRVDVIGTELLPTGAALKFLERSAVRTLAPRRVGRRPLWLFGCRDTVHRRPWGVVGVIGTWNYPIYLNVGPIAQALVAGNGVLWKPSELAPRTADVTARLFADAGFPAGLLTTLPATREAGPQLADADVDYVLFTGSDGVGRKLAARLGERLIPSTLELSGVDAMFVLADADVKLAARAAWFGLTLNRGQTCLAVRRVFVHRSRLAEFLAVLEPLLRAAGPAALVTPGQAALHARLVADGVERGATALGGDGASPTLLLNAAPDAAVCREAAFSPVGAVLPFDDVDTAVSQAAASPFGLGASVFSADTRAAEELAARIPAGSVTVNDVIAPTAHPETPFGGRGASGWGVTQGPEGLLALTVPQVVTVRRGTFRPHADEAVAPDPEATADVLHGLLRATYGGEWWGGLRQLLRGVRRKRK; this is encoded by the coding sequence ATGCCCCCACCCCCGTTCGCCGCCGAGGCTGCCGCGTGCCGGGCGGCGCAGGTCGCCTGGGCCGCGCTCCCCGTCCGCGAGCGCCTGCACGCCGTCGCCGCGCTGCGGAAGCTCGTCGTGGCCCGCGTCGATGCCCTCGTCGCCGCCGCGAAGGAAGATGTCGGCCGCACCCGCGTTGATGTCATCGGCACCGAGTTGCTGCCGACCGGCGCGGCGCTGAAGTTCCTGGAGCGGTCGGCCGTTCGCACCCTCGCCCCGCGGCGCGTCGGGCGCCGGCCGCTGTGGCTGTTCGGCTGCCGCGACACGGTCCACCGCCGGCCGTGGGGCGTCGTCGGCGTCATCGGCACGTGGAACTACCCGATCTACCTCAACGTCGGCCCGATCGCGCAGGCGCTCGTCGCCGGCAACGGCGTGCTGTGGAAGCCGTCCGAACTCGCGCCGCGGACCGCCGACGTGACCGCGCGGCTGTTCGCCGACGCTGGCTTCCCCGCGGGGCTGCTCACGACGCTCCCCGCGACGCGCGAGGCGGGGCCGCAGCTGGCCGACGCGGACGTCGATTACGTGCTGTTCACCGGCTCCGACGGCGTCGGCCGGAAGCTGGCGGCGCGGCTCGGCGAGCGGCTGATTCCGAGCACGCTGGAGCTGTCCGGCGTGGACGCGATGTTCGTGCTGGCCGATGCCGACGTGAAACTCGCGGCGCGGGCGGCGTGGTTCGGGCTGACGCTCAACCGCGGGCAGACGTGCCTCGCCGTGCGGCGCGTGTTCGTGCACCGGTCGCGGCTCGCGGAGTTCCTCGCGGTGCTGGAACCGCTGCTGAGGGCGGCCGGGCCGGCGGCGCTGGTCACGCCCGGGCAGGCGGCGCTGCACGCGCGGCTCGTCGCGGACGGCGTGGAACGCGGGGCCACGGCGCTCGGCGGCGACGGCGCGTCCCCGACGCTGCTGCTGAACGCCGCGCCGGACGCCGCCGTGTGCCGCGAGGCGGCGTTCTCGCCGGTGGGCGCCGTCCTCCCGTTCGACGACGTTGACACCGCGGTGTCACAGGCCGCGGCGTCGCCGTTCGGGCTCGGCGCGAGCGTGTTCAGCGCCGACACCCGCGCCGCGGAAGAACTCGCCGCGCGCATCCCCGCCGGCAGCGTGACGGTGAACGACGTCATCGCCCCGACGGCGCACCCGGAGACGCCGTTCGGCGGCCGCGGGGCCAGCGGGTGGGGCGTCACGCAGGGGCCGGAGGGGCTGCTCGCGCTGACCGTGCCGCAGGTGGTGACGGTCCGCCGCGGCACCTTCCGCCCGCACGCCGACGAGGCGGTGGCGCCCGACCCGGAGGCGACCGCGGACGTGCTGCACGGGCTGCTGCGGGCGACCTACGGCGGCGAGTGGTGGGGCGGGCTGCGGCAACTCCTGCGCGGTGTGCGGCGGAAGCGGAAGTGA
- the mutY gene encoding A/G-specific adenine glycosylase, whose protein sequence is MTNDAVAYHFGMAPLAPLLLPWFDAHHRPLPWRTSRDPYRVWVSEVMLQQTTVAAVVPYFSRFLAAFPTVHALAAADEQHVLKLWEGLGYYRRARHLHAAAKALAASHPDALPDDPAVWADLPGVGRYILGAVLSQAFGRKLPIVEANSLRVLARVFGYRGDPREGAGKAWVWQAAEEVLPDERVGDFNQALMELGALVCSPSKPRCGECPLAAVCVANRDGLQDQIPPPKKAKEVVAVREVGVVVWDGPTLLLCRRPADADRWQNLWEVPHAEAGEGESDEAAAVRVVRELTGLRVKVGEVLTVVKHGVTRFAITLSVLGATRAAGRFRAGFYAEAKWVTPAELAGFPVSSPQRKLLTRLTEPRLF, encoded by the coding sequence ATGACGAATGACGCGGTCGCCTATCATTTTGGCATGGCCCCGCTCGCGCCGCTCCTCCTCCCCTGGTTCGACGCCCACCACCGCCCCCTCCCCTGGCGCACCAGCCGCGACCCGTACCGCGTGTGGGTCAGCGAGGTGATGCTGCAGCAGACCACCGTCGCCGCGGTGGTGCCGTACTTCTCGCGCTTCCTCGCCGCCTTCCCCACCGTCCACGCCCTCGCCGCCGCGGACGAGCAGCACGTCCTGAAGCTGTGGGAGGGGCTCGGCTACTACCGCCGCGCCCGCCACCTCCACGCCGCCGCAAAGGCGCTCGCCGCGAGCCACCCCGACGCACTGCCCGACGACCCGGCCGTGTGGGCGGACCTGCCCGGCGTCGGCCGCTACATCCTGGGGGCGGTACTCTCCCAGGCGTTCGGGCGGAAGCTGCCGATCGTGGAGGCGAACAGCCTGCGGGTGCTGGCCCGCGTGTTCGGCTACCGCGGCGACCCCCGCGAGGGCGCCGGCAAGGCGTGGGTGTGGCAGGCCGCGGAGGAGGTGCTGCCCGACGAGCGCGTCGGCGACTTCAACCAGGCGCTGATGGAGCTCGGGGCGCTGGTGTGCTCGCCGAGCAAGCCGCGCTGCGGCGAGTGCCCGCTGGCCGCGGTCTGCGTCGCCAACCGCGACGGGCTGCAGGATCAGATTCCCCCGCCGAAGAAGGCGAAGGAGGTGGTGGCGGTGCGCGAGGTGGGCGTGGTGGTGTGGGACGGCCCGACGCTGCTGTTGTGCCGCCGCCCCGCCGACGCCGATCGCTGGCAGAACCTGTGGGAAGTCCCCCACGCCGAGGCCGGGGAAGGGGAGTCGGACGAGGCTGCGGCGGTGCGGGTCGTGCGCGAGCTGACGGGGCTGCGGGTGAAGGTCGGGGAGGTGCTGACGGTCGTGAAGCACGGCGTGACGCGCTTCGCCATCACGCTGTCGGTGCTGGGCGCGACGCGGGCGGCGGGGCGGTTCCGGGCGGGCTTCTACGCCGAGGCGAAGTGGGTGACGCCGGCCGAGCTGGCGGGCTTCCCGGTGAGCTCGCCGCAGCGGAAGCTGCTGACGCGGCTGACCGAGCCGCGATTGTTCTGA
- a CDS encoding FHA domain-containing protein: protein MAELPMKVSLVVASGVHQGKAIPIVGAQFVIGRDPACQLRPASQAVSKQHCAVLVRDGKVFVRDMGSTNGTQLNDATLKGEEREVRPNDNLRVGPLDFTVRIEPTVAREDGTPLPERSPETAAAMAAVQAATAAAAASPGPAARNATPNPARKAGTGAAPALTGSKEQKALSAAAAELDEHDRLAAMLLGMDDGPAEVPGGSTVVDMPATALTGDPAAAKAAEKKPDVAKVDTADAASDLLRRYMRRPK, encoded by the coding sequence ATGGCGGAACTCCCCATGAAGGTCAGCCTGGTCGTGGCGTCGGGCGTTCACCAGGGCAAGGCCATCCCCATCGTGGGCGCGCAGTTCGTCATCGGCCGCGACCCCGCCTGCCAGCTCCGCCCGGCCAGCCAGGCCGTCAGCAAGCAGCACTGTGCGGTGCTGGTCCGCGACGGCAAGGTGTTCGTCCGCGACATGGGGAGCACCAACGGCACCCAGCTGAACGACGCCACGCTCAAGGGCGAGGAGCGCGAGGTCCGGCCGAACGACAACCTGAGGGTCGGCCCGCTCGACTTCACCGTGCGGATCGAGCCGACGGTGGCGAGGGAGGACGGCACCCCGCTGCCGGAGCGGAGCCCCGAGACGGCCGCGGCGATGGCCGCCGTGCAGGCCGCGACCGCCGCCGCCGCCGCCTCGCCAGGCCCGGCGGCGCGGAACGCCACGCCCAACCCCGCGAGGAAGGCCGGCACCGGCGCCGCCCCCGCCCTGACCGGCTCGAAGGAGCAGAAGGCGCTGTCGGCCGCGGCCGCCGAGCTGGACGAACACGACCGCCTGGCGGCGATGCTGCTGGGCATGGACGACGGCCCGGCGGAGGTGCCCGGCGGCAGCACGGTGGTGGACATGCCGGCGACGGCCCTGACCGGCGACCCGGCCGCCGCCAAGGCCGCCGAGAAGAAGCCCGACGTGGCCAAGGTGGACACCGCCGACGCCGCCAGCGACCTGCTGCGGCGCTACATGCGGCGGCCGAAGTAG